GCCGAGCGCCGCCAGCATGTCGGCCGTGCGCGGCTGCGGGGCGCGCAGCGCGGAGCGGAGCAGCCCGGCGAGATAGTCGAGCTCCGACGCGGGGCCGACCACGGTGTAGACGATGGCGTCGGAGCCGCGCACGGCCTGCACGCGCCCGCCGACGCGCGCCACCTGGTCTTCCAGCGTGGGGAGCATCAGGTGCTGGAAGAGGTGCCCGGCGCCCGCGTACCCCGGCGGGTCGTCGGCCACGATGGAGAGGCGCAGCGCCACCGTGGGTAGCGCCGGCTGGCGGTGCACGATCACCGCAGGCGCGTCCTGCGCCGCCGGCGGATGCGCGCGCAGGGTGTCCGATGGCGCCGCGAGCAGGGCGAGCGCGAGCGTCGAGATCAGCATCATCTGCCACGAATACGAAGAAGGAGCGCACCGGGCGCTCCCTCCAAGCTACGTCCCAAGCCGACGCGCGGCGAATCTTCCCCTCATCCCCCCGACCCCTTCTCCCGAACTGCGGGGAGAAGGGGGAGACCTCAGCGCGTGGAGAATCTTCGGCGCGGTTCGGGATGCATCCTGCCCGCCCCGGCTCGCCCCATCCCCCGGCCCCTCCCCCGCTCCGCAGGGGAGGGGAGAACAGCAACTTCGTGCGCGGTGCGTTTCTTCCGCAGTTACCTCTCCCAGGCTGTTTTGGGAGAGGTCGAAGAAAGGCGTGACGGCAGTTTGTCACGCCTTTCTTCGGGTGAGGGCCTCTCGGAGGCGGCGTCGCGCTCCGACGCCGGGTCACGCCGTCAATACTGCTCCTCGAACAGCACCACGATGCGCTCCAGGGCGCGGGCGAGGATCGAGCGCCGCTTCCATTCGGGGAGGCGGATCTCGCGGCTCTGCTGGAGGTCGGCGAAGAAGGTGTCGGTCAGCTCGCGCGCGAAGCCCTGGTCGGCGATCCCGATCACCGCCTCCTGGTTCAGCTCCTTGCTGCGGATGTCCATATTCGCCGAGCCGACGATCCCCCACACGCCGTCGATCACCAGCGCCTTGGTGTGCATCATGGTCCGCTGGTACTCGTAGATCTTGACCCCCGCCTCCAGCAGCCCACGGAAGTAGAAGTGCCCCGCCAGCCGCACGATCTTCACGTCCGTGTACTTGTTGG
This portion of the Longimicrobium sp. genome encodes:
- a CDS encoding phospholipase D-like domain-containing protein → RHITVISSPAEGSHPLRLFYWTSLACARESLYLTSAYFVPDRDMRRALAERARAGVDVRLLLPNKYTDVKIVRLAGHFYFRGLLEAGVKIYEYQRTMMHTKALVIDGVWGIVGSANMDIRSKELNQEAVIGIADQGFARELTDTFFADLQQSREIRLPEWKRRSILARALERIVVLFEEQY